ATTTGTAAATATTCCTAAACATCTCACGACATCAATTCGATTCCCTAAGTGTCCCGCATTGAAACGTGGACTCTAGAAGTGACCCATTAATGGCATGCACGAGGCCACGGCTGCTGTTGTGTTCAGAAAAGCCGTCCATACATCATTCATTTGAAGGAGTCCAGGAAATATGGCAGAGGAGATAGATAAGCCCTTGGCTGTGGACGTCGACATAGACCCTGATTTCGAGCCCCAAAAAAGGCCCAGGTCCTGCACCTGGCCTCTGCCCAGACCGGAGTCCAATGCCGGGAAAGCAGAAACAGCAGATGTGGGAATCATTCCTGAGGAAGAGGTGGATGAAAATGGCACTGACGATGATGCACAAGCATCTAGTGGCATTACAGGCGCATCAAAGCCTGTCAGTGTGATAGAAGGAAACCAGGCTGTTGCTCCTGCCATAGAAACCAATGCTGCCGTCAGTGATAAAGACTCCTACGGCTCTCCTCTAtcttcccagcatgctctgcccGCATGCAACGACTCCAGCATCAATGGTCTGATTCCTCAGCAGCCCAGAAAATCCTCTGCCCGCAGGAACGCCTGGGGAAACTATTCCTACGCGGACCTCATCACTCAAGCCATCGAGAGCTCGCCCGAGAAAAGGCTGACATTGGCCCAGATTTATGATTGGATGGTCCGGAATGTGCCATACTTCAAGGACAAAGGTGACAGCAACAGCTCTGCAGGATGGAAGGTACGTCAGGTCAAAGAGACGGGCTGCTTTTTAACCTTGTCTTGCTTTAAGTGCATGCCAGGACTGTTTATGTTCTCAAAATCCATTTGTTGCAGCTAATAGGGTGCATTTCAGGTTAATTGGGacatctcaatggcaaaaagtATCCCAATTTACCAGAATTCACTTCTTTAGGTACTTCTATTCTTACAGGGTGCTATAAAGATGCTGGAAATGTGGACAAGTACAGTAGTCGTGTGGTTTGCTGATAAAGTGCATGATTTTGTGGTGGTCATGCCAAAGGGGCATTACAACAGATAAATTGAGGAAGGTGCCCCTGATAAAGAGCTTTTAAATGGTTACTGCTTCCCTCATAATTTCAACAAGTACCGAAGTGTGATCAAAAGAATGAGACAGCAATATCTATAACATTTTCACGAATCATACTTTGTATGAACAATAGGATTGCACCTTTTTTTTCACggaaataaactcaaaatatagGGCTTATGCTATGCTCACTTTTCATCACCCCCGTTTGATTTGAGGGATTAGCTTGGCCTGGAATGAAATCAAGTCTAATGAATGTTCTTGGTATAGCTGGATTGAATTagagaaaaaccttgggaaatCCATGCGCATTCCTGCAGATGTCAGGCAGTTGTgcagatattacatttaaaaagatgaTTTGGCAGCTTCacaaacaagccatttttttaaatgatatttaaattaatttcttatttttagtttattattcttttattaaaatataatttaattttctaattttagaaatcaaattatattgtaaatttagttgcatttcatatttacacaatatgcataattaatttgaataactTTTGCCCTTTTTGCATAATCATTTAAGAGCCAGTGTGTATTTTATACATCTTAATGTTAGCAGTCCATAGTAACATGTAGGTTAGTTGCCAAATTGAATGTTTAAATCCTGTCTATTTGCTAAAACAGACATATTGGTGATTCTGTTAAAAAGGTCCAAGCAGATTGTTGGAACAGTTGCACTCAGTGCAGATAAAGCCATCCTGCAGAGTGTTTGCATCTGCCTGCCACtgaaggaggaaaaaaagagaaaccatGGGCATATCGTCAGTGTCAGGATTGCTATTGGCTGTTTCGTCCCCACCTCCACTTCTGATTGGCTCTTGGCTACAGCATAAGAAGCAATCAGCTGACTGGAAACTATGTAGGTCAGTGTGTAGCAACGTGTGAAAAGCTTTGGTGTTTGACTCTGAGAGACAGCATTGTGTTTAAACTGGCGGCGCTCCAGTGCTGTTCTGAGTGGTGCTTTGCTCAAAAGGGACTGCATCATGGCTTTCAGATGATTTCAGACCCTGTTTTCCTCTGTTAGAATAATTTTTCATGGTCCTGTGTAGATTTAAGTACAGAatctttcaaatgattttcagtgCTACATTCACATAATCTGACACTCTAGTTAATGCAGTAGGTTACTAATGCAAATTTTACGAAGGGGTaaatctcatgaaacctgtcaagatTTTAGACTCAAAAGCATTAggatataataaacatatagcaTGTATGTGAAATGCTCTTCAGTTGTAATTGTTATTGTAATTGCAGGAAAATCAAACATGGATAAATTGAAATATTCTAACTGGTTTGAGCACTGATTCAATTTATCATTGAAGATACTGCTCTTATTCCAAGTGTAGTTGGTAATGATCTCTTTTGTAATCAATGTTGCTATGAATGTCAACAAACAATCTGATGGATGTCCTAGATTAGATTCTCAATCCAATCAATTCAGTTAACCATCTTAACAAAGCAGAAAAAGGAAAACCGCTTATGTACTTTAAGAACGAGTTGGGAAATGTTCTTCTTAGAGAGGAGAAAGTTAGATTAAATCCAGTAATAGACTAGAAGAAAAGGCATTAATGGAAGTGAAGTGTTATGAGGTCAGCCCATTCACTCGTTGAGAGGTTCAGAGGTTAGTAAGGTGATGTTTATGGACAGTGATGAGCAGAGTCCAGCATTCTTCAAGATGTAGCAGGCACTGCATTTGATAAATTCACACCATTTTTAGACTCCACATAAATGCAGCTTCACTGCACTCTTAAACTTTTTACACAATTGTGGAATTCTCCACTAATCTTTCAGCTTTCTCTGCAGTAGGAGAAATTTTAGATTGTTCACAGGGTGTATTACTACCTTGAGAAAATCCTGGTCAGCAAATGTGATGGTTCATTAGTGATTGCACTGGTGTGTCTACAGAATTGCCTGTTTTCTGTTGCAAATGCCAAAAGCCAACACCCAAAGTTACCCAGTTAAATTGCACAGGGTAGACCAATTATCTGCACAGCCCAACGGACAGCATAAAATGGGCTGATTTACATGTCGATTGGTCTCAACCAAAGAGACCAGACCAATTTGAACAGTGTGTGTGAAATTCAAATGAGAACAGTccttttttctattttgtataaAGCTGCTTTAGAAGAGTATATTCATTAAAAGTGTTGTGCAAATTTAGTTGAATTTCAGCACAGACTTTTTGGTTTCAAATCCCAATGGGAACCACGAATGCCTAgttgctaaatattattattattattataatatatttttaatttaatttacttgtttatttatttgtttatatccTTATTATCTAGtaatcagctaatcaaggtcacctcaaaaaacacaagcaggttgaaaataaaatttgcaaGACAGTGTTCTCCAGCAGCAGGAGTTGATGACCTAGGCTTTAAATTCTTGACCTACACAAATGGACTCTATTGGTCAGAGAGGTCACATGACTCTTCAATCTCTGGTTAAAGCAATCAAGTCAGAGTGGCATTGTTCCTCACTCAGCATTAGGCCATTATTCTGCTTCTTAATGGCCAGATTGTTAATCTTAAACCAGAAGTATATGAATGTTTTAGGCATATGATGCACAGCTCATTATCTATTCTTCTCTTTTTACAGAACTCAATACGACATAACCTGTCACTCCACAGTCGCTTTGTCCGGGTCCAGAATGAAGGAACAGGAAAGAGTTCATGGTGGATGGTCAACCCTGATGGCGGAAAAGGGGGTAAAGCTCCGCGGAGACGTGCTGTTTCCATGGACAACAGTAATAAGCTCATCAAGAGCGCCCGTGGCCGTGCCGCAAAGAAGAAGGCTGCTCTTCAGGCTACTCAGGATGGAAGCTCTGAGAGTTCCTCCAGCCTGTCCAAATGGACCGGCAGCCCAACATCCCGCAGTAGCGACGAGCTCGACGCTTGGACAGATTTCCGTTCCCGCACTAATTCTAATGCAAGCACCCTAAGCGGACGCCTTTCTCCAATTCTGGCCAACCTCGAGGTGGAAGAAGTTCCCGATGACGACTCCCCCCTGTCGCCCATGCTGTACTCGAGCCCTAGTAGTATGTCTCCGTCCACTGGACTAATAGAACTACCCCGTCTAGCTGATCTTGCAGGAACCATGAATCTCAACGATGGCCTCTCCGACAACCTTATGGATGACCTTCTAGATAACATCAGCTTGACAGCTTCCCAGTCTCCGGGCCAAGACGAGAGTGGGGCCAACCTACAGGGAAGCCCTGTGTTTACCTTCAGCTGCTCTGGTAGCAGTCTGGCAATTCCCTCTGGCAGCTATGGCACCAACTCCATGTTTAGCCCTCCATCCGTCACTGGCCTGAGGCAGTCTCCAATGCAAACGATCCAGGAAAACAAGCAGGCAACATTCTCCTGCAGTTCCCTCTTTAGTGATCCGAGTCTGCAGGACTTGCTCAGCTCCGAGTCCAACAGTCACAGTGATGTCCTTCTTACCCAATCCGATCCGCTTATGTCACAAGCCAGTGCCTCCCTTTCTTCCCAGAATGCCCGTCGTAGTGCCCTTTTCCTGCGTAATGACCCTATGATGTCCAATCAGGCTGGGCCTGTAGGACAACTTGGGCTCAAGAAGGTGTCCCCATCTGGATGGCAGATGAACTGTGTCTCGAGCAGCGAGTCGGACTACCAAAGCTTGATGAAGCAACATCTCCAACAGTCTCCCTTCAGAAGCACATCTATGCAGCTCAACTCTTCCGATTCATTGTTGGCAGGTCTCAACGGCAGCGCAACCTCCGTTCAGTCGGTGTCTCAGGACCAATTCCCATCTGACTTGGATCTTGAGGCATTAAGTGGCAGTTTCGATTGTGACATGGATGCCATCACCCGCAATGATCTGATGGATGCTGAGGGCCTGGAGTTCAGCTTCGATTCGCATCTCATCTCCACTCAGAATGCTGACCTGACATCAGGGAGCTTCTCCCGTACCAAACGAACCTCCTCCCAAAGCTGGGTACCAGGTTGATCCAACCAGGCCCAGGAATGTAGGGATGGGGCAGAACACTGCATTTGAGCCAACTGTCCACTGTAAAGCAACTGTACATTATGCTGTAGAAAAGCTATTTGACATCTGTTGGAATGAGTTTGAGTCAACGTCAATGATTTACCCAGTCAGTGTTGTAGTTTTGTGGCTGTATGTTATGTATTGTCATGATTGAGGCTGGTTTGATGGACGTTGTGAAGAGTTTCAACAAATTTAACCTTTGAAGTGCTTGCAGGTTAATCTAAACACCAATGACAAGGTATTGAACTTGGGTGCTGGAATACTGTAAGCGGAGTACTGTAGAGAGAAGGTTGTTTATATATGAAGGCTTGGCCGACAGTACTTCCCTTAGTCCATCTAGAATACAAAATACGAAAGCATTTGGGAGTGTGAAAAGAGTCGGGTCAGTTTGAAAACCAATCAAATATCTTTAATACTCATTAGTAAACTGGTCCCTACGATAAGTGGTGCAACGTGAGAGACAGTTGTCTATATATAGGCTTGGGCAGCTGTACTTCCCTTAGTCCACCCAGAATACAAAATCCCCCAAACCCGCCATTGCGTACAAGGGTGCCTACATACTAGAGAAAGCTGTTTCAAAATCATTTGGGAGTGTGGAAAGAGTCAGTTTGAAGACCAAGTGAGAATCTTGAGTTCTCGTTGGTTAACAGGTACCTACCACAAGTGGAGGATCGTAGAGAGAAGCTTGTCTATATATGGATGCTTGGACAACTGAACTTCCCTTAGTTCAGCTAGAATACAAAATTTCCAAAACTTGCCACTACATACAAGGGTGCCTACAAACTAGAGAAGGCTCTCATGAAAGCAATTGGGAATGTGGAAAGAGTCATTCAGTCAGAAAACCAACTGGTCTACTGTACCTACGACAAGTGGAGGGTCATAGAGAGAAGGTCATCAATATATGAAGTCTTGGGCAACTGAAACCAAGAATCCCATCTAGAAAACCCACCACTGCATATGAGTGAAGAAAGATTTGGGTCAGCTTGAAAACCAAGCAAGAATTGTGTATTGGTCAGCTGGTACCTACGGCAGATTGCACTGCAGagaaattttaaatattcaaattttttggtAGTGTCACTTTGGCAAACCGTTGCATTTTCGTGTAGGCCTGTCGTTGTGATTCTTTCTCCCCACTGAAATCAAGTCAACTGTAGTCTATAGATGCCCTTAGTTTGTTGTAGTTTCTCGTAACCGTGATCAAGATTAATACATTTCTAGTCCTTAAAACAAACACTTGCCTTTTGCCAAACTAGTCCTCAGGACAATTGCAGCATTGGCCTGTTTACAACACAAACTCTTGAGAATGTTTCTGTTGTCCGAAAAAGGGCCATGAAAAATCTGTCTCTTTCtccagttattttttattttttttgtgtgtgtgtgtgaagcagaaAAAAGGGAagaggttgtgttttttttgtgaaaacagtgaacAATATATCCTTGACTCCTTTTATGGAAAAGTGAACTATGATATGATGATAAGCTATGTATTTAATGTTCTGCTGTATGAAACTAGTTTGTCAGTGTTTCTTATGGATTTCCTAACACAGCCTGTGCATTTATCTTGCTCAGAGTTCTTGAACACGAGCATCTCCGCCACCTCTAAGCTGCATTCACTTCCAAAGTCAACCATTTTAGAATAGATTATGAGCtatatatttgtatttctgtatttatacacacacacacacacacaggacctcatTCATGAAGTCATGGCCGTATAAAATAGTTTGTAAAATCAATGGTTTTTTgaacaatttacacatctctaaATAGTTCTTAAATAGTTGCATTCAATGCCatttagtgtttgtgtgcatttactgtacattgaCATGCATGCAACCATTTACCTAAAAATAGGTTAACAAATTTCTCTTTAAATCATACATTTCTTTTGTGCTTGtatttcatgaatgaggcccgtAGTGCTTATGTGTATATGTGCTGTACactaaaaatatgtgtgtgtctatacaCATAAATATTGGATTCATTCTAGAAATAAGATATATTAACAATTATACAGTTTGGAACGCTGATTAAGGACCActagatgtttatgtatttgtagCAGGAAAAAAATGAAGCTAAGAGCATTTGGTGCTAAGTGAAATTGTGTTGGGTCAGTTCATACGGCTGGCATGTCACATTCTCAGCATTTATGTGTATGTATCTACACAATGGCTGGTGCTAGTAGAAAGTGTGTATCAGTTGTGATGGCAGTGTGTTTCAAACATcctaatagtttttaaaatgaaaggcAGCCACATTGTAGTATTACAGCCTGTACGGATAAGCTATGTAAGAAAGCACCTATGTTGTACTGTATTCACTGTTGATCTTGAACATGCCAGACAACCAAATTCAAGGCTGATTAGAAATAATGCAACTGTTCCGTTTGATGAAATAGTAGTGCCATTCAGGGACAACTTGCAGATGTTTCAGTAGTTACacctcatgttgttttaacatCACAGTGGAATGTACCTTTTGTTAAGGTTAGATTCACGCCCAGAATTTTCATAAGCTTCTTAAGCACTGATTTTTATAATCTGCTTTTTATAATCAGTCACAGAATTTAAGATGACTATAAAAAGTTGATTGTGCTTGGTTTACCTTTGTTTTCTTAGAATCATATTGTGTAATAGGTTTTCAGCATTATAATTTGCTacctttaaatgcttttaattaagatattttcattttgttaagattttcattcattttgaaatttaatcTTAAAGAGGGAATTAACACGGATTGTGAGAACGTAATCTGCGTGTTTACCACCTCAACACAATTGGTCGTTTGTTACCATCCACTCAATGTTTGCTTGACTTTACCTGTGTATTTCAAATTTGGATAATGTAAACAAAGTAGTGCAAGGCAAGGTGCATGTAAATAAAGCTTGTACAACACAATGCATTTCTgtagtctttattttaaaataatcaagtgatttaaaggaatagtgcaaCAAACTTACTTCAGGTTGTTACTTcagtgaaacagatttggagaaatttagcattatatcacttgcttaccaatggatcctctgcagtgaatgggtgccgtcagaatgagtgtccaaacagctgattaaaaacctCACAATCCATCAGtttatgtcttgtgaagtgaaaaactgtgtatTTGTAAGCATCCaaccacatatttgtttacagcTGTTTTATACTGTTTCCACTTATAattggtgcttgatctgtgcatatgtcTCTCCTGATTCATATGAGACAACTTTTGCACTAGAAGGAGCAATGTTATAGATTATGGActtattttagctggaagcaaaggTTTGAAATtaaaggcacccattcactgcagaggatccattggtgagctcgtgatgtaatgcttaatctccaaatctgtttagatgaagaaacaaactcctctacatcttttttgggtgaactatttcattAATGCCTGTGCATCTGTCCAGTCAAACTGATTACCAGATTGgaaaatgtaatgcttttaaaCCATTATCTGCATAATTGCAAACAACATGCAATGAGGTCTTGGGGTCAGTTGGCAAACAccctttcatttatttgattttggttttctgtggttcATGAATGCACATAGTTAATTTAATGAAAACCCTGCTTACTCTCCAGGCCATACAGCTCTCAtctaaaataatcttttaaaaacagaacagGGTTCAAACTATAAATTCTCAAGATTATGAGGCTTGAAAAAGTACCTTTTCAGCGGCTCATATTTGCtcaaacacatacatttaaatttctCACCTCATTTTCTTCCTGTTAAGCCTCAGttttgacacttaaaaaaaaatgatctcagaACAGGAAGTTGCCATTACTGTTCTTGacagtgaaagtgatgtgactgAGATGTGTTTGGATTgcaacaaataacaacaaaagtcTAATCCGAATATAATTTTCTCCTAAGGTTTTGGGTTTGTTACATGCTTCTAACCACTTTCTCAAACTGACCAGGCCTGTGATGGCCTAAAGAGATGACTGGTGTCTGGATACAGCCTTGCGCTTCCAAGAAGGTTCAAACCTTTGCCAAGCCTTTTCTTTTTCTAGTTTTTCCTCCTATGAAGGGCGTCCAGATTGTCTGTGGTTACCAAGGAGACCCGTCTTATGAAAATGTATGCAATGTCCACTCAGATAGAGCCCCTGTTGTTGTTCGATTGCTGATATTTGTCCAAAATTAGTGTGTATTCATGCACACGTAGCAATCATGCGCTCATTCATACGCGCTGCACAATCAGTGGGATTGATTGTGTTTTAAGAAAATCATAATGTTTAACTGCTCTCCGCAGGGAAGAAAACAAGCCCTAGTGACAATAGCTGTAAAACGTGCCCTGTGTGCTCCTTGTGCACTCATCGGTGGGACAGCAGCACCTTGTTGGGGATCTCTGATTGGCTATCGGTTGCTTTTGCAACGAACCAATCGGTGCTTCTGTATCCAAGTCAACTTGGATTGTTGAGCTATTTAAATCCATACGAGGTGGATCTGATTTATTGACTATTACATTGGAAATCGCCTGATTGAAAGATTCTCGCAGTATGCTGAAAATGACAAccatctagttttttttttttttttttttttttttttttttttcttttaacaaataTCTTTGATTTGCAGCATATTAACAACACACGGCTTGCCTACCTCGGTCAGCGGGGGGCTATTTGAGGTCTTGCATTTTATAAGATCAGTATAAGAACTCTTTCACCTGAAATatagtgaataaaaaataataatatcttgtTGATGACTTAAGGTATACCTTTGAGACAGGTTTGTCCTCTTTGCTCGTGTCAGCGCAATAAAATTGAGTCACTTGACTGAGTTTCCTCGCCCTCTGCAGGTTAAAAGACGAATACATGCATCTTAATTTGCCTTCAATATTATTTGCTCTACAGatgtaacatatttatatatttttgtgctaaAAAAGTGCCTAAAGGAATGCCAGTGGAATTCCTGTGATAATTTGGAATCaatccaaacaaaaataaaacaatcaaataatagCACACTActcatttgatttgtttgacatttatacattttgagCCCTTAACTGTAAGCTGTAACTAATGTGATATGTAACTTCTTGCGCCAATCAAAGTTTAGCTCTAAAGCTGTGATTTACCGCCATTCTTTAAAAGTTTGTGCGTGCGCGTCTGGCGTCTCTATAGCAACTGCTCAAACACTGATACATTGTAGCAGACGTTTATACAGTAGAGACACTTTTAAAGTTCTTTTGTGTTCTCTTGATTGTTTTATAGCATTTGAACGCGCTGTATGTAGACTGCTCACGACTTCGTGATTTTACACGATAAAACTGCGATTGTAACTTGAAGATGTCACAGATATATAAATTCGGCTCGTCAGTGAAAGTAGAGCAGCTGGAAGAAGAACTGTCTGCTCAGATCGAAGCTCTAAAAACTGAGATTGAGGATAATGAGATTTTACACCAAATATCCTCAAAACCATTCAGGTGAGACAGCTGATAGTGTTCTTaacttttataactttaattaaaGTCATTAACCATCAAATGAATTATGTAAtgcttaacattagttaatgtacatTCACATAGTTGAAAATGTCATGAAACTTGATTCATTCGTATTTTGATATATTCATATCACAACATGCATTTTATGTGGAAGGATAATATTGGTTAGTGATTGCATcatgttttcataattaattattcaaaagtgCTTTCCCTCCTGATGTATCCAATAGACCAGAATattatttaaggaatagttcacccaaaaatgtacattttctgaaaattcactcacccccactccatccaagatgtagatgagtttgtttctt
The sequence above is drawn from the Cyprinus carpio isolate SPL01 chromosome A17, ASM1834038v1, whole genome shotgun sequence genome and encodes:
- the foxo3a gene encoding forkhead box protein O3a, producing the protein MAEEIDKPLAVDVDIDPDFEPQKRPRSCTWPLPRPESNAGKAETADVGIIPEEEVDENGTDDDAQASSGITGASKPVSVIEGNQAVAPAIETNAAVSDKDSYGSPLSSQHALPACNDSSINGLIPQQPRKSSARRNAWGNYSYADLITQAIESSPEKRLTLAQIYDWMVRNVPYFKDKGDSNSSAGWKNSIRHNLSLHSRFVRVQNEGTGKSSWWMVNPDGGKGGKAPRRRAVSMDNSNKLIKSARGRAAKKKAALQATQDGSSESSSSLSKWTGSPTSRSSDELDAWTDFRSRTNSNASTLSGRLSPILANLEVEEVPDDDSPLSPMLYSSPSSMSPSTGLIELPRLADLAGTMNLNDGLSDNLMDDLLDNISLTASQSPGQDESGANLQGSPVFTFSCSGSSLAIPSGSYGTNSMFSPPSVTGLRQSPMQTIQENKQATFSCSSLFSDPSLQDLLSSESNSHSDVLLTQSDPLMSQASASLSSQNARRSALFLRNDPMMSNQAGPVGQLGLKKVSPSGWQMNCVSSSESDYQSLMKQHLQQSPFRSTSMQLNSSDSLLAGLNGSATSVQSVSQDQFPSDLDLEALSGSFDCDMDAITRNDLMDAEGLEFSFDSHLISTQNADLTSGSFSRTKRTSSQSWVPG